A window of Leishmania major strain Friedlin complete genome, chromosome 27 genomic DNA:
CCTTCGCACATCCATATTTCTCCTCAGCAGGACTCCGTCTGTCACATCTATCCGTGTGTGTAGGCGCTTGTCGGACatctccagcagcggccaTGCCGTTCTTCTgcgtcggcgatgcggcCACTTGCCCATCGGAGGTGTGTGAGGAACTCGCCGCGAAGCCCATCACAGCGCACCACCAGCTCATCATCTCTACCGTCACCCACCAGCTAGGCCCGTTGGCCGGCGCTATCTGTCGCACCCTCATCCAGTCAGGGCCAATGTCGTTGAAGGACATCAGCGATGCCGTCCACCGCGAtgaggaggtgcgcgccgtcgctgctgctgccgccaacCGCGCTTCTGCCACCGGGGAGAAGACGACAGCGGtgccacccacccaccaaGTCGGCTCTAGCTTCCATGTCAACCTTGGTGACATCGCTTCGGTCAATGACGTTATtcacgaggtggcggtgaaGGAGCTCGTGACGCGGCTAGTGGTGCATCGCCTCATCCACGCAGACCCGGCCACGCACCTATACGAGATACGCTACGGCAGCGCTATCCTTCTGCGCGTGCTGTTCCCGCTTCTTCTCCATTGCGCACGTCAGCAGTACGGCGAGGCGGCCAAGTGCGTGCTTCTCGTTGTCTACCAGCTGGGCGTCGTACCGCCGCGCGCCGCAGTACAGGTGGCGCTGAGTCGCACCCCTAGCATTACCCGCGACGCGATCGAGTACGCTGTTGTTCGCATGGTCGAGGATGGGTGGCTAGTGCCGGTGCTCAACTTACCCACCACAGCACCCGGtgctgcgacagcggcaAATGCGGCACGGCTGGCCGACCTGGCCCCCTCGCACCCGGGCAGCAATGCCGATCTATGGAACGCCACGACCCCGTACTCTGTGGGCCTCGAGGCCGCCCTGCATTACCTCTTCAACGACGCGATCGAGCAGGCCGTTGCTGAGCGCTATGCAGACGGACGGCTTGCCCTCACGttggtgcgtgcgctgcggcgccgtgtAGCACCGAACTCAGGGTACACCGAAGCTGTTGCCTCCTTCcaggagctggcggcggagctgccgaTGACTGCGGGTGTGCGCCGCGATCGCAGCGGTGAACTGCGGATGGGCACCGACAACgtgccgagcagctccgtggaggcggtgcagcgctgcctgcAGCGTTTGTGCCAGCCCATCGTCTTTTATagctgcgacgccgctgcgcccaTGACGTCAGCCGCTGGCATCTCCCCGAGCTTCACGACGATGCCGTCGACGCGAGCGCTCTTGGTGAAGCCGCATAGCCAGAGCAACTTCTATGCCATAGACCATGTCACTGctgtgcacctgctgcaggaggctGTGTGCGAGCGGGTCGTGTACAGTCGCTACGGCGTTCTCGGTGTGCGCATcatgaagctgctgctgcagcaccacttCCTTGAGGAGCGGACGCTGGCGGAGCAGTCCATCGCAACGTACGTCAAGGTtcgcgaggtgctgcaccagATGTTCAAGGACGGCTTCCTGCTTCAGCAGGAGGTGCCGCGCACCTCGGCACTCGTCGAACGGTCCGCCAAGGCGAGTGTGTACCTCTGGGGGCTGAGCTGGagcgcgacgctgctgcctgtGGTGCGCGAGCGGCTCGCGAAAACGTTGACGATTGCGTGGGCGAAGCTccgtgaggcgcagcagcaggcgtcCGCCGTCGCAAAACATGCGGCCGGCGGACGCCCCACACCCGCAgctggcagcagcatcaACAGCAGTGCCGCTCACGCCGAGGAGATCGAGGCGCAGTGGAAGTATGGCATGTCGCGGAACATTCAGCAGGCACTGCAGGCCCAACGCGCTGTGACGGGGCTGCAGAGCTGTGTAATGTCACTcatgcggctgctgctgattgTTGATTTTTTTTAAAAGGAGTGCGTCGCACAGTAGAGCGGCAGACGAGCGTCGGCGTGGTGGGCgtggcgtctctctctctttctccgtACCGTTGTTTTGGTTGCCATGCGCGCCAGGGGGACGGAGCGGTGCGGCCCGCACGCCGTCCGtcgccgctcttctctccgtCTTGTGCACCCGCGCGCGTGGTGCGTGGTGCGTAGGCGTGCCGCCCGCTCTGGAGGCTGTGTGAAGCGATGAACATAACGACTAACGAAACATGCGAAGGTTGTCGCGCACCGCACATCGTCTCACGTCCTgtccttctttctctctctctgtgtgctctCCACCGCGTCTGTACGGTGGTGTTGCCCACTGAaggcagcgcctcctcacaggcggaggtgtgcgtgtgtgtgtgtgtgtgtgtgtttgtgtgctgaACCAATGAAACACCGGCAAGCGGGAGGCGGAAGGTGCATCGGCGTTGCCACCATCTGCGGCGGTGTTTTCGGCCACGCATGTGGAGGACGCATAGAGTGGTGGAGTGGACGGACCGGCTCGCCGCTTCCCACGCTTGTGATGACCTCGTGGTATTTCATCATCGCCATCGCTCTTCgtgcctctcgctctctgctcCTCTGTAaccgctggtgctgcctcggcgcagtcccgctgccgctgttcgGGCGCGTCGCCGAAGCTTTCGTagccgctgcctcccccATCTCTGAGTTGCTCACTTGGGGGTGGTggccacacccacacacaggCAGTTTCGATTCGTGGCGTTGCGTGGCGACGCAGAGGCGAGCTGAGTTCTCAGGCTGCGCCGTCTGCCATTCACTTGCGAGCGTCCGATGCAGCGTTGAACGCGTCAACGAcacacgccgcccgctgctgccgggaGAGCGGAGGATGCAACCGTTCTGCCGTCCCTCAAGAAAGACCCTCTGCCTGTGCGCAAGAGGCGGGAGGCGGCCAcacgcagcgcacagctcACCGATCTATTTGACAGTCTCTCAGCTGCGGATGCCAGGGCGCTGCAGAGCACCCAGCTCGGTGAGGATTTCGCGGATGGCTTCACTAATGAGGGTGCGGAAGGCCTTCTTTCGGCAACGCTGctctcgcggcggccgccgctctcgACCTCAGAGCCTTCCGACCACGCTGCGAATGGCGTTAGCAGCTCGTCGACTGGTGGATTAGTTCTTCGAAGTAgcggggctgctgcgctctcCACCAACAGTCATGGTCTTCCACGCCCGTTTCACGAGCAGGCACTTGCCGTGCGGTCGGTGGAGGTCGCGACCACCGAGATGCAGTCgacactgcagcagctgcaacaCGACCTCGCCTTTCACGCGAAGAGACGCatcgaggcggagcgcgaAGCGGGCGGTCACTTGGCCTCAgctccccgcccccgcccaTCGAGTGACTCGGAGTCCGTCACCCCACTGCGGGCTGAGACgacggctgcgcagcagcgccgcgtggcCGACCCGGATGTGCTCTCCGAAGCTGCTCGCATTCAGCgcgctcgcgccgccgcggccgatgAAGGTCTCTCCGACGACCAGTCTGTCGAGGACTACGGCGTCGACTGCGAGGTGCCGCGGCTGACTTCGGACAGCTGCTTGGCGGACGAAGTGGCGGCCATAGCGGTGTGCATGGCGAAGATAAAGGAGTCCGCCAAAGTCATGTACGACACCGAGGCCGCTGCGCCGAGcacgtcgacggcgccatgGTGGTCCTCTGCGCTGCACATGCGGGACATGAAGGCGTCCGCGGCCCGGCTCGACTACCATGCCCGCACTGCATTGAGCTGGTCGCACCGCTCgagggagcagctgctcttgAAAGCGGTCATGCTCAACAACGTGTCGgtgagcacgcgcacgcagctcCTCGACCAACAGCAACACTGGCAGGAGTTCCAGACTCGACTTCGCGATGGACAGGAGACCGTCATGCACTTGCAGGCGGACATCGCCCGATACCAGGCGCGTGTGCAAGCTGAGATGGCGCGTCGTGCTGCcctgcaggaggagctgcgcctctgctcgCAGGAGAGGGGCCTTGTTGACCCTGGCGAGCACAACCCACTGAAGGCAGAGctggcgttgctgctcgaGGAGCGCGAGTGGCCCTCTGATACACTTAAGAAGGACGCGAGCGTTGTGCTGGACTGGCTGCGGTCCGTCTCGACTACTCTCGAGTGAGTCGCAAATtcgtgcggcggtgcgagcagcgcggcaacgGGGAGGGAgtgcgtctctgtctctgcgctcgtgatggtggtggtcgttgcAGCATCCGGCTGCGCGCACTTGCCCCAGTGGGGaggggccgccgcctcctctgcgaGGCGCTCGCCGTTTCACGCATTTTCTCCCATCCATGTACAGCGTCATGCTGCGCGGTGTGCGCCCGCATCGCACCGACATGCAGAGTGCCACGTCTTGGCACTGCGGCATCTCTCTCCAACTCAACACAGCACATGCCgcgccctctcttctctccacGACTCCAATGCTGGCGTGCGCGCATCGCTTCAGCCCCGCCGCGTCCCTCGTCGTGTGTCTCGGCAGACACGAAGTCCTCTTTCCGGTTTCGGCTCCTGCGCTTGCCGCAAAGAAGTAagggcagcacacgcgcgcgctgtTGGGGTTTTCCACACGTATTgcccgccgccgtctctgcgTCGATGTTcctgacgccgctgcccgctgCCAAAACGCATCCCGCCACAcactctcccttctctctctctctctctcgccgctgctccccccccccccccccccgcgcaTGCGGCTTCTGCAGCCCTTCGCTTCACCTCCGTGCGCCGCCCACCGAGGGAACGCCGCTCCCCGTCAACCCACCGCTCCCACCACCCGCGCCACACAGAGAACCGAAACACAGTAAATGAGCGTCTCTTCGCCACTCGATGGCGGTGGAGCGGGCGGCACCGTAGTGCAGAGCTCTGCTACTCAcagaggcgccagcgcgccgGCGAATACCACCGCCGCTACCGCAGAGCCGCACACCCCGTTGTTCACGGCTGCCGAGAACGCAGAGCTCCAAGCAATCGAGGCGGAGTGCAACACCTTCCATGAGTACGAGCGGCAGTATCAAGAGGTGCTCATGACGCTAGAGGGAGATGACGTCCTCGACAAGTTCCGCGCGGAGTACGAGGGCCTCCACAGCTCCTTGCTGCGCAGTCATGAGGGCGAgggccggctgctgcgcaagtgCACAGACCTGCAGAGCGACATCGATGCCTgcgcggagaaggcggtTGCGGCTGCTGAGATGACTCTGGGCGATCGTGACACCATCGCCAACCTCAAGAGTGAGACGGAGCGCACCTCCCATAGGTTGACGGAGGtgcgggagaaggaggcgcagctgaaggagaCGATCGCCACGCTCAAGCGCGAGatcgcggtgcagcaggcaaAGGCACAGGATCCGATCGAGATGCcagagcaggaggcggccTTACAGAGTCTACGGCGCCTCCATGAAACActgcagcgggaggaggagcagctgacgcagcagctgcgcagcacctctcTTGACATggccgccacgcagcggcgcatcgccACACTGGTGAGCAGCAACTCCGGCAATGCCGCTGAGCTTCGTCTGGTACGCGAGGCCATCGTGCAgagtgaggaggaggtgcagaggGTGCTGCAGAGTAAGTCTATGAaggagcaggagctgcaggcggtgcgcgacACGATCGCTCGCCGTATCGCGTACTACACCTCTCAACAGCACACCCTCGAAGCGCTCGTCGAGGACCACGAGCGCAACGggcaggagctgcgcg
This region includes:
- a CDS encoding conserved hypothetical protein (previous protein_id=AAZ10003.1) translates to MPFFCVGDAATCPSEVCEELAAKPITAHHQLIISTVTHQLGPLAGAICRTLIQSGPMSLKDISDAVHRDEEVRAVAAAAANRASATGEKTTAVPPTHQVGSSFHVNLGDIASVNDVIHEVAVKELVTRLVVHRLIHADPATHLYEIRYGSAILLRVLFPLLLHCARQQYGEAAKCVLLVVYQLGVVPPRAAVQVALSRTPSITRDAIEYAVVRMVEDGWLVPVLNLPTTAPGAATAANAARLADLAPSHPGSNADLWNATTPYSVGLEAALHYLFNDAIEQAVAERYADGRLALTLVRALRRRVAPNSGYTEAVASFQELAAELPMTAGVRRDRSGELRMGTDNVPSSSVEAVQRCLQRLCQPIVFYSCDAAAPMTSAAGISPSFTTMPSTRALLVKPHSQSNFYAIDHVTAVHLLQEAVCERVVYSRYGVLGVRIMKLLLQHHFLEERTLAEQSIATYVKVREVLHQMFKDGFLLQQEVPRTSALVERSAKASVYLWGLSWSATLLPVVRERLAKTLTIAWAKLREAQQQASAVAKHAAGGRPTPAAGSSINSSAAHAEEIEAQWKYGMSRNIQQALQAQRAVTGLQSCVMSLMRLLLIVDFF
- a CDS encoding conserved hypothetical protein (previous protein_id=AAZ10004.1): MQSTLQQLQHDLAFHAKRRIEAEREAGGHLASAPRPRPSSDSESVTPLRAETTAAQQRRVADPDVLSEAARIQRARAAAADEGLSDDQSVEDYGVDCEVPRLTSDSCLADEVAAIAVCMAKIKESAKVMYDTEAAAPSTSTAPWWSSALHMRDMKASAARLDYHARTALSWSHRSREQLLLKAVMLNNVSVSTRTQLLDQQQHWQEFQTRLRDGQETVMHLQADIARYQARVQAEMARRAALQEELRLCSQERGLVDPGEHNPLKAELALLLEEREWPSDTLKKDASVVLDWLRSVSTTLE